Proteins encoded in a region of the Paenibacillus pedocola genome:
- the rplK gene encoding 50S ribosomal protein L11, giving the protein MAKKVIKMVKLQIPAGKANPAPPVGPALGQAGVNIMAFCKEFNARTADQAGLIIPVEITVFEDRSFTFITKTPPAAVLLRIAAKVEKGSGEPNKKKVAKLGRAAVREIAETKMPDLNAASIEAAMRMVEGTARSMGITIED; this is encoded by the coding sequence ATGGCTAAAAAAGTTATTAAAATGGTGAAACTGCAGATTCCTGCAGGGAAAGCGAATCCAGCGCCTCCAGTAGGTCCGGCGTTAGGTCAAGCAGGTGTCAACATCATGGCATTCTGTAAGGAATTCAACGCTCGTACAGCTGACCAGGCTGGCCTGATCATCCCGGTTGAAATTACAGTGTTTGAAGACCGTTCCTTTACTTTCATCACTAAAACTCCTCCGGCTGCCGTTCTGCTTCGCATTGCTGCTAAAGTAGAAAAAGGATCCGGTGAACCAAACAAGAAAAAAGTAGCGAAACTCGGCCGCGCAGCGGTTCGTGAAATCGCCGAAACAAAAATGCCCGATCTGAACGCTGCATCTATCGAAGCTGCAATGCGTATGGTTGAAGGTACTGCCCGCAGTATGGGTATCACTATCGAAGACTAA
- the nusG gene encoding transcription termination/antitermination protein NusG — translation MEKRWYVVHTYSGYENKVKANLEKRVESMGMEDKIFRVLVPMEEELVNKDGKKKTVMRKVYPGYVLVEMVQTDDSWYVVRNTPGVTGFVGSTGSGSKPTALLPEEVEQILKHMGMVEPKAKIDFEIKESVRIMVGPFANFVGSVEEILADKSKIKVHVNMFGRETPLELDFTQVEKI, via the coding sequence ATGGAAAAAAGATGGTATGTTGTTCATACCTATTCCGGGTATGAGAATAAGGTTAAGGCCAATTTGGAAAAACGCGTTGAGTCCATGGGCATGGAAGACAAAATATTCCGTGTTCTTGTTCCTATGGAAGAAGAACTGGTAAACAAGGACGGTAAGAAAAAAACCGTCATGCGTAAAGTTTACCCTGGTTACGTTTTGGTGGAAATGGTTCAGACTGATGATTCATGGTATGTTGTCCGCAATACGCCGGGCGTTACCGGATTTGTCGGTTCGACAGGTTCCGGGTCCAAGCCTACCGCTTTGCTTCCGGAAGAGGTTGAACAAATTCTGAAGCATATGGGCATGGTTGAACCTAAAGCGAAGATTGATTTCGAAATTAAGGAATCCGTACGTATTATGGTTGGTCCCTTTGCGAATTTTGTGGGCTCCGTGGAAGAAATTTTGGCTGATAAGAGCAAGATCAAAGTGCATGTCAACATGTTTGGACGGGAAACCCCGCTGGAGTTGGATTTCACTCAAGTGGAGAAAATATAA
- the sigH gene encoding RNA polymerase sporulation sigma factor SigH, with protein MSVDLKEIMLSEYDFISDEEIVEIFRGGDSGALEHLINKYRNFVRAKARSYFLIGADREDIVQEGMIGLYKAIRDFKGDKLSSFKAFAELCITRQIITAIKTATRQKHIPLNSYVSLDKPIYDEDSDRTLMDVICGTQVLDPEELIINQEEFIGLEDKMAEILSDLERKVLMLYLDGRSYQEIAEDLKRHVKSIDNALQRVKRKLERYLEVRDN; from the coding sequence GTGAGTGTCGACCTCAAGGAAATAATGCTGTCCGAGTATGATTTCATAAGTGATGAAGAAATTGTCGAGATCTTCCGTGGTGGCGACAGTGGCGCATTGGAACATTTAATTAACAAGTACCGTAATTTTGTACGCGCTAAGGCCCGTTCTTATTTCCTGATTGGAGCGGACCGGGAAGATATCGTACAGGAAGGCATGATTGGCCTGTACAAGGCGATTCGTGACTTTAAAGGTGACAAGCTGTCTTCCTTCAAAGCGTTTGCAGAGCTCTGCATTACCCGTCAGATTATAACTGCTATTAAGACGGCTACCCGTCAGAAGCATATTCCGCTTAATTCTTATGTATCTTTGGACAAGCCTATCTATGATGAGGACTCGGACCGGACACTGATGGATGTGATCTGCGGTACACAGGTGCTGGATCCCGAAGAACTGATTATCAACCAGGAAGAATTTATCGGACTGGAAGATAAGATGGCGGAGATTCTGAGCGACCTCGAACGCAAGGTTCTGATGCTCTACCTGGATGGAAGATCCTATCAGGAGATTGCAGAAGACTTGAAGCGGCATGTGAAGTCGATTGACAATGCATTGCAGCGTGTTAAACGCAAATTGGAAAGATATCTGGAAGTGCGTGACAATTAA
- the secE gene encoding preprotein translocase subunit SecE: protein MKRSFKSLFSFFTESWSELKKVRWPSRKELKNYTLIVLGTIVVVAVYFWVLDIGISAVIERII from the coding sequence GTGAAACGTAGTTTCAAGTCTTTGTTTTCCTTTTTCACTGAGAGCTGGAGTGAACTCAAAAAAGTTCGCTGGCCTAGTCGTAAAGAACTGAAAAACTATACGTTGATCGTTCTTGGCACAATTGTTGTTGTTGCTGTTTACTTCTGGGTTCTGGACATCGGTATTTCCGCTGTGATCGAAAGGATTATTTAG
- the rpmG gene encoding 50S ribosomal protein L33, which translates to MRVIITLACTSCKQRNYATTKNKRNHPDRLEMKKFCKFCNEQTPHRETR; encoded by the coding sequence ATGCGGGTAATTATCACTTTGGCTTGTACAAGTTGCAAACAAAGAAACTATGCGACAACCAAAAACAAGCGAAATCACCCCGACCGCTTGGAGATGAAGAAATTTTGCAAGTTCTGTAACGAGCAAACTCCTCATCGCGAAACCAGATAG
- a CDS encoding NYN domain-containing protein: MADWRDVLLVDGYNMIGGWPELAALSLTGMQGARDRLLDMLADYQAFTGRRVIAVFDAYRVPGLGRSFVQGKVQVVFTKEKETADECIERLVGEFSHRRRQIYVATSDFVEQHVIFAQGALRISARELKLEIEENQKQVKKAIEPEIISSKRHSLEEKLPPEMRRRLEDWRRQ; this comes from the coding sequence ATGGCTGACTGGCGCGATGTGCTGCTTGTGGATGGATACAATATGATCGGCGGCTGGCCGGAACTCGCTGCGCTTTCGCTGACCGGCATGCAGGGCGCTCGCGACCGGCTGCTGGATATGCTGGCCGATTATCAGGCATTCACGGGGCGGCGCGTTATCGCCGTATTCGATGCTTACCGTGTTCCGGGGCTTGGCCGTTCGTTTGTGCAGGGGAAGGTCCAGGTGGTTTTCACCAAGGAAAAAGAAACTGCAGACGAATGCATCGAGCGGCTAGTGGGAGAGTTCAGCCACCGCCGCAGGCAGATATATGTGGCAACAAGCGATTTTGTGGAACAGCATGTAATATTTGCCCAAGGGGCGCTGAGGATTTCCGCGAGAGAGTTGAAGCTTGAAATTGAAGAAAATCAAAAACAGGTTAAAAAAGCGATCGAACCCGAGATCATCAGCTCAAAGCGCCATTCTCTGGAAGAAAAGCTTCCTCCGGAAATGCGCAGACGTCTTGAAGACTGGCGCCGGCAATGA